A region of Gammaproteobacteria bacterium DNA encodes the following proteins:
- the raiA gene encoding ribosome-associated translation inhibitor RaiA — protein MELKITGHHLEITDALNQYVREKFKKLERHFEFITSVHVILSVEKINQKAEAIVHIKGGEVFADSVSEDMYAAIDLLIDKLDRQLMKHKGKITAH, from the coding sequence ATGGAACTGAAAATCACTGGTCATCATCTCGAAATCACCGATGCGTTGAACCAATATGTGCGTGAGAAATTCAAAAAACTTGAACGCCACTTTGAATTTATCACCAGTGTTCATGTCATTCTTTCAGTGGAAAAGATAAATCAAAAAGCCGAAGCCATCGTACACATCAAAGGTGGTGAAGTTTTTGCCGACTCTGTATCAGAAGACATGTACGCAGCGATTGACTTGCTCATTGATAAGCTTGATCGACAACTCATGAAGCACAAAGGTAAAATCACCGCGCATTGA
- a CDS encoding PTS sugar transporter subunit IIA, with the protein MTESLEVGQSTGTCSALRIAKVSLDNKKKVFETLAGQLADAVKRSTGISINEILLKLLERERLGSTVIGNGLAIPHARTDKLSQAKGALLILNEPVEFDGAKHGPVSVVFGLIIPEAQCEAHIDHLREIASLAQNETTMHILSHTNDTEVLSEWLKKKHPQLANLLQ; encoded by the coding sequence ATGACCGAATCACTTGAAGTCGGGCAATCGACTGGAACTTGTTCTGCGCTTCGAATTGCAAAAGTTTCTCTGGATAACAAAAAAAAGGTATTTGAAACTCTTGCCGGACAACTGGCTGATGCGGTCAAGCGAAGTACGGGTATTTCTATCAATGAAATCCTGCTCAAACTGCTTGAACGTGAGCGGCTTGGGTCAACGGTCATCGGCAATGGCCTCGCGATACCTCACGCACGAACAGATAAGCTTTCGCAAGCCAAAGGCGCTTTATTGATATTAAATGAACCAGTCGAGTTTGACGGCGCGAAGCACGGACCTGTTTCTGTCGTATTTGGTCTTATCATCCCGGAAGCACAATGTGAAGCGCATATTGACCACCTCCGGGAAATCGCATCACTTGCACAAAACGAAACAACAATGCATATTCTATCTCACACAAACGACACGGAAGTGCTGAGCGAATGGCTCAAAAAGAAACACCCACAGTTAGCAAACCTGCTGCAATGA